The following are encoded in a window of Salvelinus fontinalis isolate EN_2023a chromosome 40, ASM2944872v1, whole genome shotgun sequence genomic DNA:
- the LOC129839800 gene encoding protein phosphatase 1 regulatory subunit 27-like has translation MKYYQDPVCQSMGIKAYGPKESSSSSCAHSSPQIKPVRSVHFPNDIVFQDYVRQGDLHRIGLFIRKRRVSLETIYHSGMAAIHEAVLSGNLECVKLLVKHGADIHQRDEEGWTPLHMACSDGFPDIAKYLLSVGADPQAENECGETPADLIDPECTGVRELQGLLGVEDD, from the exons ATGAAGTACTACCAGGACCCAGTCTGCCAGTCCATGGGCATCAAGGCTTATGGCCCCAAAGAGTCCAGCAGCTCTTCTTGCGCCCACTCTTCTCCACAGATCAAACCAGTCCGCAGCGTCCACTTCCCCAACGACATCGTGTTCCAGGACTACGTCCGGCAGGGAGACCTCCACAGGATTGGACTCTTCATCAGAAAGAGAAGGGTCAGCCTGGAAACCATATACCACTCTG GTATGGCAGCGATCCATGAGGCTGTCCTCTCTGGGAACCTGGAGTGTGTGAAGCTGCTGGTGAAGCACGGAGCAGACATCCACCAGAGAGACGAGGAGGGCTGGACACCTCTCCACATGGCCTGCAGCGACGGATTCCCTGACATTGCCAA GTACCTGCTTTCTGTTGGCGCCGACCCTCAGGCGGAAAACGAGTGTGGGGAGACACCTGCCGATCTCATCGACCCAGAGTGCACGGGGGTTCGGGAGCTGCAGGGGCTGCTTGGGGTGGAGGACGACTGA